A single genomic interval of Bacillus sp. es.036 harbors:
- a CDS encoding PAS domain-containing sensor histidine kinase: MTYNKENITYKSSSPPTDNVLQEERGKVTNLVKYYEDSTTALVVQKNEKWLYLNAAAVHLLGYNDFSELEGKSIWETIHASERQTVLKRIEASINGVNPGAFVQRWLRKDGFTVSVEVLAIPVENFLGQTSAIIKEVDHETKKIQEMYANYELITENMNEIISLLDANGRLLYVSPSYRDYARANIDEEIGRSSIRYIHKEDREHVRTEFYKLVKFRKPLMIKYRMQRKDGVFRYFESQGTCILNEEECSYVVVSRDVTEKHEAEMKLQLNEKKHRMILEHSNDLICMMNHEGITVYASPSYKEVLGYEQSEVIGKDILTFIHPEDYEKCQKAIQTLTETKQSITTVYRKRHASGHSVILEAKGMAVSEGDEQVNHFVFIARDITEKMQLEQYRENIEKLAIIGDVAAGFAHEIRNPLTSIKGFLKLLAKNEAEHDRMYHQIIERELAKIEEVINGFISLAKPEAGEVAEVSLLKLIKNAINVLTPQAASKNIRINISSQLKTIVICCQKNQMKQVFINILKNAVEAIEENGKIDVILEENQNNVSIEIHDNGVGIEEERLERIGVPFYTNKEKGIGLGMTVSNKIITEHKGSLRVESEPGEGTRVYIQLPRNGG; the protein is encoded by the coding sequence ATGACTTATAACAAAGAGAATATTACCTATAAAAGTTCGAGCCCTCCTACTGACAATGTATTACAAGAAGAGAGGGGTAAGGTAACGAATTTAGTGAAGTATTATGAAGACTCTACAACAGCTCTTGTCGTTCAAAAAAATGAGAAATGGCTTTATTTAAACGCTGCAGCTGTTCATCTTCTTGGCTATAACGATTTTAGTGAATTAGAAGGAAAGTCGATTTGGGAGACGATTCATGCATCAGAGAGACAAACTGTTTTAAAGCGAATAGAGGCTTCGATCAACGGAGTGAATCCTGGCGCTTTCGTTCAACGGTGGCTAAGGAAAGATGGATTCACCGTTTCTGTAGAGGTTTTGGCGATTCCAGTGGAGAATTTTCTTGGTCAAACGTCAGCGATTATAAAAGAGGTTGATCATGAGACCAAAAAAATACAAGAAATGTACGCAAACTATGAGCTCATTACTGAGAACATGAATGAGATTATTAGTTTACTTGATGCTAACGGAAGACTACTTTATGTCTCCCCTTCCTATCGAGATTATGCTCGAGCAAACATAGACGAGGAAATTGGGCGCAGTTCGATTCGATATATTCATAAGGAAGACAGGGAGCATGTGAGAACAGAGTTTTATAAGCTGGTTAAATTCCGCAAGCCTTTAATGATTAAGTATCGTATGCAGCGAAAAGATGGGGTTTTTCGTTATTTTGAATCCCAGGGGACGTGCATCTTAAATGAAGAAGAATGTTCTTATGTTGTCGTTTCAAGAGATGTGACCGAAAAACACGAGGCTGAGATGAAACTGCAATTAAATGAGAAAAAGCATCGCATGATCCTTGAACACAGCAATGACTTAATTTGTATGATGAATCATGAAGGGATTACTGTCTACGCCTCACCTTCCTATAAGGAAGTATTAGGTTATGAGCAAAGCGAAGTCATCGGAAAGGATATCCTAACTTTTATCCATCCTGAAGATTATGAGAAATGTCAGAAAGCCATTCAAACCTTAACGGAAACGAAACAATCAATTACAACCGTTTATCGAAAACGGCATGCTTCTGGGCATAGCGTTATTCTCGAAGCGAAAGGGATGGCTGTTAGCGAGGGGGATGAGCAAGTAAATCATTTTGTATTTATAGCTAGAGATATCACTGAAAAAATGCAGCTAGAGCAATATCGTGAAAATATTGAAAAGTTAGCAATCATTGGTGACGTGGCGGCTGGTTTTGCACATGAAATACGAAATCCGCTTACGTCAATCAAGGGCTTCTTAAAGCTTTTAGCGAAGAATGAAGCAGAACATGATAGGATGTATCATCAAATTATTGAAAGAGAGCTTGCCAAAATAGAAGAGGTGATAAATGGCTTTATTTCCCTTGCAAAACCGGAGGCGGGTGAAGTTGCTGAGGTAAGCTTATTAAAACTAATCAAAAATGCAATTAACGTATTAACACCGCAGGCTGCTTCTAAAAACATTAGAATTAATATTAGCAGTCAGTTAAAAACAATCGTCATTTGTTGTCAAAAAAATCAGATGAAGCAGGTGTTTATTAATATTCTAAAAAATGCAGTTGAAGCGATTGAGGAAAATGGCAAAATCGATGTCATTCTTGAAGAAAATCAAAACAACGTTTCCATTGAGATCCATGACAATGGCGTTGGAATTGAAGAAGAAAGGCTTGAGCGAATCGGTGTGCCGTTTTATACAAATAAAGAAAAAGGCATAGGGCTTGGTATGACTGTTAGTAATAAAATCATTACCGAGCATAAAGGTAGTCTTCGAGTTGAGAGTGAACCTGGAGAAGGGACGCGGGTTTATATTCAGCTTCCAAGGAATGGGGGTTGA
- a CDS encoding GGDEF domain-containing protein has product MRLNNVRSFDEALNRAIQEAATDDNKPLSLLVIDIDHFKKVNDTYGHAAGDIVLKQFGKTLRSAARLNDVVSRNGGEEFTILLGDCFNREALEIGERVRAIIEENSFMITKDISIHITASIGASTFPETVPSPSQLYREADEALYQAKRSGRNRIYSNEQTVKVY; this is encoded by the coding sequence ATGCGATTAAATAACGTTAGAAGCTTTGATGAAGCGTTAAATCGCGCGATACAAGAAGCAGCTACGGACGATAACAAGCCATTGTCACTTCTAGTCATTGATATCGATCATTTTAAAAAAGTGAATGATACATATGGCCACGCAGCTGGAGATATCGTATTAAAACAGTTTGGTAAGACGCTAAGAAGTGCTGCTAGATTAAACGATGTTGTATCTCGAAATGGTGGAGAAGAATTCACCATTTTACTAGGTGATTGTTTCAATAGAGAGGCATTAGAGATTGGAGAACGTGTCCGAGCGATAATCGAGGAAAATTCGTTTATGATTACTAAGGATATAAGCATTCATATCACTGCTTCAATCGGGGCTAGTACCTTTCCAGAAACGGTTCCATCCCCCTCCCAACTTTATCGAGAAGCCGATGAAGCCCTTTATCAAGCCAAACGAAGTGGACGAAATCGCATCTATTCGAATGAACAAACTGTAAAAGTTTATTAA
- a CDS encoding carboxymuconolactone decarboxylase family protein: MPWIKPAKQSDIKELDIYKDLEHPVPVFNRLIAKSPDIFSTFMPLAAAVKAGVLNEFETEAVVVFVSQLNGCEFCYTGHGNLLKEISGDESILEELNNYKSSNAFESHLKSILNYAEKIVTNPKSLEKADLEKLKEHGYSEKEIVEINQLIAYTSYTNQTSIGLGL, encoded by the coding sequence ATGCCGTGGATTAAACCTGCCAAACAATCAGATATAAAGGAGCTTGACATCTACAAAGATCTGGAACACCCCGTTCCTGTATTTAATCGACTGATTGCGAAAAGCCCTGATATTTTTTCAACGTTTATGCCTTTAGCAGCAGCGGTTAAAGCTGGAGTTTTAAATGAATTTGAAACAGAAGCAGTTGTGGTTTTTGTTTCTCAATTAAATGGGTGTGAATTTTGTTATACCGGGCATGGAAACTTGTTAAAAGAAATTAGTGGAGATGAGTCTATTCTTGAGGAGCTTAATAACTATAAAAGCTCCAATGCCTTTGAGAGTCATTTGAAAAGTATTCTGAACTATGCAGAGAAAATTGTTACGAATCCAAAGAGCCTTGAGAAAGCGGATCTAGAGAAACTAAAAGAACATGGCTATAGTGAAAAAGAAATCGTTGAGATTAATCAATTGATTGCATATACATCGTATACAAATCAAACGTCGATTGGTCTCGGGTTATAA